In Aegilops tauschii subsp. strangulata cultivar AL8/78 chromosome 3, Aet v6.0, whole genome shotgun sequence, one genomic interval encodes:
- the LOC109746236 gene encoding uncharacterized protein — MGYLWRVRLSSFAAGASTASAVGFLLLYKDHLLARAAIARQVEDVKRISEKHYEALNHQISALENRKESGTNKEASD, encoded by the exons ATGGGCTACCTATGGCGGGTGCGGCTCTCGTCGTTCGCGGCCGGTGCATCGACGGCTTCAGCGGTGGGGTTCTTGCTCCTTTACAAAGACCACCTCCTGGCCcgcgccgccatcgcccgacag GTGGAGGATGTCAAAAGAATTTCTGAAAAGCACTATGAAGCACTGAATCATCAGATCTCAGCTCTGGAAAACAGAAAAGAATCAGGAACTAATAAAGAGGCATCAGATTAA